The Sphingopyxis sp. BE259 nucleotide sequence ATCCATGTTGGCGAATTTGCCGCCGAACCAATTGCCCGCCCCGGCCAGCGCGGTGATCCAGATCGTCGATCCGGCGGCGGTCCACAGCAGAAACTTTGCCTGGTTCATCTTTACCATGCCCGCGGGCAGCGACACCATCGTTCGCGCGACAGGCATGAAGCGCGCGATAAAAACGATGCTCGGCCCATGTTTCAGAAACCAGCCGTGCAGCCGCTCGACATCGGCCCAGTCGAGGGTCAGCCAGCGGCCATGGCGGTCGATAAAGGGCTTCAGCCGCTCATAACCGATCCAGCGCCCGATGCCGTACCACACCCAATTGCCTGCCGTCGTCCCGGCGACGGCGACCGCGACCAACGTCCAGAAATCGAAATGCCCCTTGGCGACGGCGATGCCGCCGAGGCCCATGATGACCTCAGACGGGATCGGCGGGAACACATTCTCGAGGAACATGAGGATGAAGATCCCCACATAGCCCCAGCTCTGGATCAGGTTCAGGATGAAATCGGTCATGGCGGGGAGAACGCGCGGGCGGGGTCAACCGATCCGTCGGACGATCGCGTCCCAGATCATGCCCGCCGTATCGCTGTTGTTGAAGCGGTCGATCGCAACGATGCCGGTCGGCGAGGTGACGTTGATTTCGGTCAGCCATTCGCCGCCGATCACGTCGATGCCGACAAAGACCAGTCCGCGTTCCTTGAGCGCGGGGCCGAGCGCGGCGCAGATTTCCTGCTCGCGCGCGGTCAGTTCGGTCGCTTCGGCGAAACCTCCGACCGCCAGGTTCGAGCGGAATTCGCCTTCGCCAGGCTTGCGGTTGATCGCCCCCGCGACTTCGCCATCGATCAGCACGATGCGCTTGTCGCCTTGGCTGACGCTGGGCAGGAATTGCTGGACCATGAAGGGTTCGGGCCACACCTGACCGAACAATTCGACCAGCGCGCCGAGGTTGCTGCCGTCGGCGTCGATGCGGAACACCGCCTTGCCGCCGTTGCCGTGCAGCGGCTTGATCACGACGGCGCCGTGGCGCGCCTGAAAATCCTTCACCGCATCAAGGTCGCGGGTGACCATCGTCGGCGGCATATATTCGGGGAAGTCGAGCACGAAGACTTTTTCGGGCGCGTTGCGGACCGACACCGGATCATTGACCACCAACGTCTCGCTGGCGATCCGTTCGAGCAGCCAGGTGCCGGTGAGATAGCCGAGGTCGAAGGGCGGATCCTGCCGCATCAGCACGACATCGACATCGCGGCCCAGATCGAGGATCACTTCGTCGCCAAAGCTGTAATGCGCGCCAACCTCGCGCTTCACGTTGAGGACGCGATGCGCCTTGGTCGTCAGCCGCCCAGCCTCCCAAGTCAGCCCGCGCACATCATAATGATAGAGGGCATAGCCGCGTTCGAGCGCCTTCAGCATCAAGTGGAAACTGCTGTCACCCCCGATGTTGATTCCGTCCATCGGGTCCATTTGCACTGCGGCGCGCAGGGTCATTCGATATTCCTCAGGGTTGCCAGACGTGGACCAGATGGCGTGGCAGGCGCCCCGGCGCAAGGAGCATCACGTCGATGCGGATGTCATCCTGCGGTCGGGCGAAGCGCGGGCTGAGCATTTCCGCCGCTGCGGCAACGCGGCGCAGGCGATATTGATCGATCGCAAGATCGAGGTCTTCGGGGCGTTCGCGCCATTTCACCTCGATGAAAGCGACGATGCGGCCGCGCCGCGCGACGAGATCAACTTCGCCCGCGGCGACGCGCAACCGCTCGCCCAATATCCGCCAGCCATGCAGCCGCAGCCACCAAGCGGCGCGGCGCTCGCCCTTGCGCCCGCGCGCCTCGGCGGCGGCACGCTTCAACCGGCATCCTTCAGCTTCAGGGCGCGGGCGTAGATGTCGTGGCGGTCGAGCCCGAAGCGTTTGGCAACCGCTTTTGCCGCCTGTGCGACGGGTTTGTCGGCCATCGCGTCGCGCAGCGCCGTGTCGAGCGTCGCGTCATCGGCCTGTTCGGGCACCGCTTCGCGGGGCGGGCCGACGACGATGACGATCTCGCCTTTGGGAGGCGCGTCGGCATAGCGCGCGGCAAGTTCGATCAGCGTCCCGGTGACACATTCCTCGAACAGCTTGCTGATTTCGCGCGCGACAGCCGCCTCTCGGTCGCCCAGCCCGGCGGCGAGCGCGGTCAGCGCGGCGGCAAGGCGTGGGCCGCTTTCGTAAAACACCAGCGTGGCGCGCAGTCCCGCAAATTCGGCGAGCGTGTCGGCGCGGGCCTTGGTTTTCGAGGGCAGGAATCCGGCAAACAGGAAGCGGTCGCTGGGTAGCCCGGACAGCGTGATTGCGGCAATCGCGGCACATGGGCCGGGCAGGGTGCTCACATGCCGCCCGGCGGCGCGCGCATCGCGGACCAGCTTGTAGCCGGGGTCGGAAATCAGCGGGGTGCCGGCGTCAGACACCAAAACGACCACTTCGTCGGCCATCCGCGCCACCAGCGTCGCGCGCGTCCGTTCGTCGCTGTGGTCATGATAGGGCGTCATCGGCACACGCAAGCCAAGATGTGAAAGCAGCTTTGCCGTGACGCGGGTATCTTCCGCCGCGATCAGGTCGGCGCGCGCTAGCATCGCCCCGGCGCGCGCAGTGATGTCGCCGAGGTTGCCGATGGGGGTCGCGACGATATAGAGACCGGGCAAGGGAGAATTTGAGATGGTCGAATCTGGCATGACGCCGAAAATGGCAGAAACTGCTGTCGAGCGCCAAGCATATGCGTCGCCGCGGCGGCAAATGCTACGCGGACTCGGCGCGGTGGCGATGGCGGGGCTGCTCGCCGCGTGTCAGGTTGTGCCGAAGACCGCTGGTCCAGCCGTCACGGCGCCCCCCGAAACCCCGACCGACAATGTCGGCCCCGGCCTGCCCACCGACACCGATCGCCACCGTGTAGCATTGCTGGTGCCGCAGACCGGCCCAAACGCCGATGTCGGCATGGCAATCGCCAACGCGACAACGCTGGCGCTGCTCGATTCGCGGACCGAGCGCGTTCGTATCACCACGTACGACACCGCGCTGGGCGCGGCGGCGGCGGCGCGGCAGGCGGTCGCCGACGGCAACCGGCTGATTCTGGGGCCGCTGCTCAGCGAAGATGTTGCCGCGGTCGCGCCGATCGCACGCGACGCGAAAGTCCCGGTGCTCAGTTTCTCGAACGACAGCAGCGTTGCGGGCAACGGCGTCTTTATCATGGGCTTTGTCCCCGGCCAGTCGGTCGAGCGCGTCGTCGCTTTCGCGCGCGGCAAGGGGCATCAGCGTTTTGGCGCGCTGGTCCCGAAGAATGTCTATGGCGACCGCTCGGTCGCCGCCTTCCGCAGCGCGGTGGCAGAGGCGGGCGGGACGCTGGTCGCGGTCGAAAGCTATGACCGCAGTGCCACCGCGCTGACCGGCGCGGCGCGGCGGATCGCCAACGCAGGCGCGATCGACGCGGTGCTGATCGCCGACAGCGGCGGCAATGCGATCCGGGCGGTTCCCGTGATCAAGGGCGCCGGGCAGCGCCAGATCTTGGGCACCGAATTGTGGAACACAGACGCCTCGCTCGGTACCAGCGCGGTGATGCGTGGGTCGTGGTTCGCCAGCGTGTCGGATGGGCTCTATGGTCAGCTCGCGGGCAAATATCGCACGCGGTTCGGCAAAGCGCCTTACCGGCTTGCCAGTCTGGGCTATGATTCGGTGCTGCTGACCGTCCGCATTTCGCGCGACTGGAAACCCGGCACCAGCTTCCCGGTGAATAAGCTGCTCGCCGCCGACGGCTTTGGCGGCATCGACGGCATTTTCCGTTTCAACAACCGCGGCATCGCCCAGCGCGCGCTGGAAGTCAGCGAGATCGGCGCGGGCGGTTTCCGTGTTGTCGATCCCGCGCCGACGAAATGGTGAGGCCGAAAGTCGTGGCTTAGCCGCCACAGTCTGTCGAAAAGCGTCACCCCTATGCCACGCGCAGCCTTTACGGCGCGCTCGCGTTCACTATATGAGCAGGACGCGCGCGTATCGTGCCGATTCCGCGCGCCATCCGTCAACGACCAGGAGATACAGCTATACCACCGCCCATGACCCGCCGCCCGATGGAGCGCACGCCGCCCAAGAATGGCCCGCGATACAATGAATTCATCGCCTCTCCGAAGGTCCGGGTGATCGACGATGAAGGCGAAAATCTGGGCGTGATGCTGACCGCTGAAGCGATTGAACAGGCGGCCTCTGTGGGCCTCGACCTGGTCGAAGTATCCCCGAACGCCGATCCGCCGGTGTGCAAATTCCTCGATGTGGGGAAGTTCAAATACGAAGCCCAGAAAAAGGCGAACCTGGCGCGCAAGAGCCAGAAGACGCAGGAAATCAAAGAGATCAAGATGCGTCCGAATATCGACGATCATGATTTCGATGTGAAGATGCGCAAGGTTTTCGACTTTCTGGGCGAAGGCGACAAGGTCAAGATGACCATGCGTTTCCGCGGCCGCGAAATGAGCCACACCCAGCTTGGCCTGAACGTGCTGCAGCGCGTCGCCGAACTGACGTCGGAAATCGCGAAGGTGGAAGCGCACCCGCGTACCGAAGGCCGCCAGATGCTGATGGTCATCGCGCCGAAATAAGCGCGTCCGGCCTAGCCGATACGAAATTGCAGGGCGGTCGTTCCAACGGGACGGCTGCCCGCTTCGTATCGCCGCTCGATGATCTTCCCGTTCCCGTCCGCCGCCACCGCAACCAGCGTCGACGCGCGGGTGCCATAGATGTCGCCGCGCAAGAACAGCGCCGGATCGCTTGTCGCGGTAAGCGTATCGAGCAGGCCTTCGGGGTCGGCGCGCGCATCGACGACCGCCGACAGTGCCGCGCGCAGGCGCTCGGCGCGCGGGCAGGGCATATCGACGGGTTCGTTGGCAAGCGCATGGATGCCCGCGCCGAGCGCGGCGATCTGCGGCCGCGGCCGGTTAGTAAGCAGCCGCGCCTTACCATCGCCAATCGCCAACAGGTTGAACGCATTAAAATGGTCGAGATCACTCTCTGCCGGATCGGCGAAGCGCCCGTCGCCGCGCAGCAAATCGACGACCAGCGCACCGCGCGATTCCTTGGCCGGATCGGGCAAGGCGCCGCGGACATTGGTCACGACGACGATGCGTCCGCTGGCCGGATGCGCGCCGAGCCAGGTGCCGCCCGCCTGCAAATCGCGGCCCGCGACGATACCGCTGCCATCGTCCCACGCGGCCAGCGCCGCCGCAGGGCGCGCATGAAATTCGTCGCGGTTGCCGATCAGGATCAGCGGCCAGTCGGCATGGACCTGCCAGGCGAGGGCGACAACGCACATGGTGGGGCTATCGCGATCTGAAAGCGGCTTGCCAAGCCATTTGGCGATCATCGGCGCATCTTTGTTTCGCCGCCGCCGCCAGTGTGTTATGTGATTATGGCAGCGTGGTTTCCGCTGCGGCAAAAGCTGACAGGCTCGCGCCATCTGTCTGGGGAGGGAGATGATTATGACCGAAGCTGGAAAAACGCCGTGGCATCTGTGGGTGGTCGGCATCGTGTCGCTGTTGTGGAACGCGTTTGGAGCGTTCGACTACACGATGACCAAGCTTAAAAATCCCGACTATATGGCTGCCTTCACCGCCGAGCAGCAGGCCTATTTCTACAGTTTTCCGGTGTGGGCCAATGTCGGCTGGGCGCTGGGCGTGTGGGGATCGGTGCTGGGTTCTGTACTACTGCTCGCGCGCAGCCGCCACGCTGTAACCGCCTTCCTGCTATCGCTTGTCGGCCTCGCGATCAGCAGCATCTATCAGTTCGGGATGCATTATGGCGATCTGGAGCGGATGTTCGGGACGTTTCCGATGATCTTCACCGCCGTGATCTGGGTGATTGTGATCGCGCTGTTTCTCTATGCGCGGGCGCAGGCGGCGAAGGGTGTGCTGCGCTGATTACGCAGCTTCGTCATCCCGGACTTGATCCGGGATCCAGGACGACGGTGCGGTTATGGAGCCCGGATCAAGTCCGGGATGACGAAGAAGGAAATTCCTCCCTGTGGCGAAGCCATGGGGAGGTGGCAGCGCGAAGCGCTGACGGAGGGGCCATGGCGCCACCGTAGCTACCCCTCCACCACGTCCTTCGGACGCGATCCCCCTCGCCATCGCTACGCGACAGGGAGGATTAAAGTCCGCAATCGCCGAACCCCGGCCCGGCCTTATCGCGCCCGGATAAACGCGCGAATATCCGCCGACAATTTGGCGCGATCTTCGTCGCGGATATACATCATGTGGCCCGCGCCATAATAGGTGTAGCTGATCCGGTCCTGCGGGATACCGGTGCGCGACAGCGCATATTCGGCGGCGAAAAACGGCGTCGCGAAGTCATAATAGCCCTGCGCGACGAGCACTTTCAGCCCCGAATTTTCGCGCAGCGCCTGGCCGATATAGGGCGCGACGTTCAGATACGCGTTGGTGTCGCGGCCGCCGATGCGCCAGTCCCACTGGCCGCCGATGCCGCCGATCGACTGATATTCGCGGTCGGTCTTGAACCCGAGCCCGTCGCGGCTCCAGCTATTGATCGCCGCCGTGTAACTGGCGTCGATGCCGTAAAAGCTGGGGTCGTTGTCGGGCTCTTCGCCGGCGCTGTCATAATCCTTGCCGGTGTAGCGGCTGTCGAGCCGCCCGACGGTCAGCCCGCGGTCGCGCAGCAGTTCCTTGTAAAACCGGCTGGGCGTGACGCGCAGGTCGGCGCTGTCGAGATAGGTTTCGGACAGGCCGGTGAAGCGCGCCAGATCGCGGCGGATTGCGGCGCGTTCCTCGCCCTGCAATTTCTGCCCTTTTAGCAGCGCGGTGGCATAGGGGCCGATCGCCCATTTCCGCGCTTCTTCGGCAAAGGCTTCGGGCGAAGCGCCGGTCGCCTTGCCATGATAAAGTGCGGTGACCGCCATCGACGGCAGGTTGGTGATGAACGACAATTCATTGCCTGCGGTATCCGACCCGGCGGCAAAATCGAGCACGGTCGAAATCAGGATGATGCCGTTGAGCGCGACGTCGTTGTAGGTCGCGTTCATCAACTGGTTGGCGACAGCGGCGGAGCGCGTCGTGCCGTAACTTTCGCCCCCCAGATATTTGGGGCTGTTCCAGCGGCCATTGTCATTGAGCCAGCGGCGGATCACCTCGGCCACCAGCTTCGCGTCCTGCGTTACCCCATAATAATCCTTGGGGTCGGCCTTGCCGATCAGGTGCGAGAAACCGGTGCCTGGGGGATCGATGAAGACGACGTCGGTGACGTCCATCAATGCGTCGGGATTATCGACGATCGGATAGGGCGGCGCGCCGTCGTCAACCCCAGTGCCGGGGATCGCGACGCGCTTCGGTCCGAAGGCGCCCATCATCAGCCAGACGGTGCCGGACCCCGGGCCCCCATTGAACAGGAAGGTCACCGGGCGGCCGGGGTCACGCGGTTCCTTGACGTATGACGTGGTAACGACCGCGACTTCGGCGACGCCATCCTTGTTCCTGATGATCGTCTCGCCGATCGTCGCGGCGTAATTGATCCGCTGACCGCCGAAGGTGCCGGAAAGTTTGGTCGTGCGGACCTGCGGTTCGTAATCGGCGGGCTTTTCGGTCTTCGCCATGTCGCCGGTGTCCTGCGCGTAGAGGACAGACGGCGCAGCGGCGGCAAGCGCCAGCGCGATAAGCGACAGACCCGATTTCATAAGCGTGTTCTCCCCGATTGTGCGCGGACCCTATGCAGCGCGCGGGGAGGGGGCAAGGCTACTTGTCGGCAACAGGCGGGGTTTCGTCGAAGGGGCTTACGCGGCCTTCTTGGGCTGCACCGACAATTCAAGGCCGAGGGCGTTGAGCACGGCCACAAGCGTTTCCAGTGTCGGATTACCGTTCTCCGACAGAGCATTATAAAGTGCTTGCCGACCAAGCCCGGTCTTGCGGGCGATCTCGCTCATGCCTTTCGAGCGGGCGACATCGCCCAGCGCACTGGCGATGTGTTTTGGATCATTACCTTCCATTGCCGCTTCGAGATAATAGAGGATATGCTCCTCGGTCGCGAGGTAGCTTGCTGCATCAAAGGGTCTTAGCTCCGTCACGGCCTTCTATCTCTTCCTTCAACCGCTTGGCGCGGGCGACGTCGTCATCCTGCGTGCGCTTGTCGCCACCGCACAGCAGAATGACAAGCTCCTTGCCGCGCCGGAAGAAATACACCCGATAGCCCGGTCCGTAGTCGACCCGCATCTCAAAGACGCCGCCCTTTACGGACTTATGGTCTCCGAAATTGCCGTTCGACGCGCGTTTCAGCCGGTCGGTGATTTTCGCGATCGCCCGAATGTCACGCAACGAACCGAGCCAACGAGCGAACTCAATCGTTTCCGCCAGCTGGTAAGCTTGTCCTATATGAAGGACATTGTTCAATTTGTCAAGGTCGTGGGTCATGACTTGAGCGCGTCCATTCGCACCCAATCCTCATCATAGGGCCGTCGCACATACCAAAACCGCCATCCGTTTACGTTTGTCTGTGAGATCGCGCTCGCCGCGTCGGATGGACTGGTTCTCACATTGCCGTTTTCATCGATCCATTGGGATCCTCTTACCTGCGCGCGATGAGTCCGGCCCTTGTATGTGGCCCTGAAAGCTGTCCCATCAGGGAAGAAAACATTAGAAAACCAAGCGCCACTGACGGAACTTCCGCCTGGAA carries:
- a CDS encoding DedA family protein, with translation MTDFILNLIQSWGYVGIFILMFLENVFPPIPSEVIMGLGGIAVAKGHFDFWTLVAVAVAGTTAGNWVWYGIGRWIGYERLKPFIDRHGRWLTLDWADVERLHGWFLKHGPSIVFIARFMPVARTMVSLPAGMVKMNQAKFLLWTAAGSTIWITALAGAGNWFGGKFANMDAFVGPAAIFAIGSLVLLYFYRVITWKPTNLSEE
- the gshB gene encoding glutathione synthase is translated as MTLRAAVQMDPMDGINIGGDSSFHLMLKALERGYALYHYDVRGLTWEAGRLTTKAHRVLNVKREVGAHYSFGDEVILDLGRDVDVVLMRQDPPFDLGYLTGTWLLERIASETLVVNDPVSVRNAPEKVFVLDFPEYMPPTMVTRDLDAVKDFQARHGAVVIKPLHGNGGKAVFRIDADGSNLGALVELFGQVWPEPFMVQQFLPSVSQGDKRIVLIDGEVAGAINRKPGEGEFRSNLAVGGFAEATELTAREQEICAALGPALKERGLVFVGIDVIGGEWLTEINVTSPTGIVAIDRFNNSDTAGMIWDAIVRRIG
- a CDS encoding YraN family protein is translated as MKRAAAEARGRKGERRAAWWLRLHGWRILGERLRVAAGEVDLVARRGRIVAFIEVKWRERPEDLDLAIDQYRLRRVAAAAEMLSPRFARPQDDIRIDVMLLAPGRLPRHLVHVWQP
- the rsmI gene encoding 16S rRNA (cytidine(1402)-2'-O)-methyltransferase; this encodes MPDSTISNSPLPGLYIVATPIGNLGDITARAGAMLARADLIAAEDTRVTAKLLSHLGLRVPMTPYHDHSDERTRATLVARMADEVVVLVSDAGTPLISDPGYKLVRDARAAGRHVSTLPGPCAAIAAITLSGLPSDRFLFAGFLPSKTKARADTLAEFAGLRATLVFYESGPRLAAALTALAAGLGDREAAVAREISKLFEECVTGTLIELAARYADAPPKGEIVIVVGPPREAVPEQADDATLDTALRDAMADKPVAQAAKAVAKRFGLDRHDIYARALKLKDAG
- a CDS encoding penicillin-binding protein activator, whose product is MAETAVERQAYASPRRQMLRGLGAVAMAGLLAACQVVPKTAGPAVTAPPETPTDNVGPGLPTDTDRHRVALLVPQTGPNADVGMAIANATTLALLDSRTERVRITTYDTALGAAAAARQAVADGNRLILGPLLSEDVAAVAPIARDAKVPVLSFSNDSSVAGNGVFIMGFVPGQSVERVVAFARGKGHQRFGALVPKNVYGDRSVAAFRSAVAEAGGTLVAVESYDRSATALTGAARRIANAGAIDAVLIADSGGNAIRAVPVIKGAGQRQILGTELWNTDASLGTSAVMRGSWFASVSDGLYGQLAGKYRTRFGKAPYRLASLGYDSVLLTVRISRDWKPGTSFPVNKLLAADGFGGIDGIFRFNNRGIAQRALEVSEIGAGGFRVVDPAPTKW
- the infC gene encoding translation initiation factor IF-3, with product MTRRPMERTPPKNGPRYNEFIASPKVRVIDDEGENLGVMLTAEAIEQAASVGLDLVEVSPNADPPVCKFLDVGKFKYEAQKKANLARKSQKTQEIKEIKMRPNIDDHDFDVKMRKVFDFLGEGDKVKMTMRFRGREMSHTQLGLNVLQRVAELTSEIAKVEAHPRTEGRQMLMVIAPK
- a CDS encoding NRDE family protein, producing MCVVALAWQVHADWPLILIGNRDEFHARPAAALAAWDDGSGIVAGRDLQAGGTWLGAHPASGRIVVVTNVRGALPDPAKESRGALVVDLLRGDGRFADPAESDLDHFNAFNLLAIGDGKARLLTNRPRPQIAALGAGIHALANEPVDMPCPRAERLRAALSAVVDARADPEGLLDTLTATSDPALFLRGDIYGTRASTLVAVAADGNGKIIERRYEAGSRPVGTTALQFRIG
- a CDS encoding S10 family serine carboxypeptidase-like protein gives rise to the protein MKSGLSLIALALAAAAPSVLYAQDTGDMAKTEKPADYEPQVRTTKLSGTFGGQRINYAATIGETIIRNKDGVAEVAVVTTSYVKEPRDPGRPVTFLFNGGPGSGTVWLMMGAFGPKRVAIPGTGVDDGAPPYPIVDNPDALMDVTDVVFIDPPGTGFSHLIGKADPKDYYGVTQDAKLVAEVIRRWLNDNGRWNSPKYLGGESYGTTRSAAVANQLMNATYNDVALNGIILISTVLDFAAGSDTAGNELSFITNLPSMAVTALYHGKATGASPEAFAEEARKWAIGPYATALLKGQKLQGEERAAIRRDLARFTGLSETYLDSADLRVTPSRFYKELLRDRGLTVGRLDSRYTGKDYDSAGEEPDNDPSFYGIDASYTAAINSWSRDGLGFKTDREYQSIGGIGGQWDWRIGGRDTNAYLNVAPYIGQALRENSGLKVLVAQGYYDFATPFFAAEYALSRTGIPQDRISYTYYGAGHMMYIRDEDRAKLSADIRAFIRAR
- a CDS encoding addiction module antidote protein → MTELRPFDAASYLATEEHILYYLEAAMEGNDPKHIASALGDVARSKGMSEIARKTGLGRQALYNALSENGNPTLETLVAVLNALGLELSVQPKKAA
- a CDS encoding type II toxin-antitoxin system RelE/ParE family toxin, whose protein sequence is MTHDLDKLNNVLHIGQAYQLAETIEFARWLGSLRDIRAIAKITDRLKRASNGNFGDHKSVKGGVFEMRVDYGPGYRVYFFRRGKELVILLCGGDKRTQDDDVARAKRLKEEIEGRDGAKTL